Proteins from a single region of Pelodiscus sinensis isolate JC-2024 chromosome 29, ASM4963464v1, whole genome shotgun sequence:
- the RPRML gene encoding reprimo-like protein, with the protein MNGTFFNQTVMEQGVYSNRTQELSTLMGCCNGTGSVVASDGGSSVLLPDERSLYITRVVQIAVLCVLSLTVVFGIFFLGCNLLIKSESMINFLVKDRRPSKDVGAAIMGLY; encoded by the coding sequence ATGAACGGGACCTTTTTCAACCAGACTGTCATGGAGCAAGGGGTGTATTCCAACAGGACCCAGGAGCTGAGCACGTTGATGGGCTGTTGCAATGGCACCGGCTCGGTGGTGGCCAGCGACGGCGGGTCCTCCGTCCTGCTGCCCGACGAGAGGAGCCTCTACATTACACGGGTAGTGCAGATTGCTGTGCTCTGCGTCCTCTCCTTGACTGTGGTGTTTGGGATCTTCTTTTTGGGCTGCAACTTGCTCATCAAGTCGGAGAGCATGATTAACTTTTTGGTCAAGGACCGCAGACCGTCTAAGGACGTGGGCGCTGCCATCATGGGGCTGTACTGA